A stretch of DNA from uncultured Pseudodesulfovibrio sp.:
TGGCAGGCGGCGCTATCTTCGGAGCCTTTTTCCTGGCAACGGACCCTTCTTCCAGCCCCATCGGCAGTCTGCCCGCCGTGCTCTTCGGGCTCATGGCCGGAGCCATGGTCATCATTATTCGAGTCTACGGCCTCTACCCCGACGGCGTGCCCTTCGCCATCCTGCTGGCCAACCTGTTCACCCCGCTGCTCGACCGCATCCGTCCCAAGCCGTTCGGCGGTCCCTACTCGTTCCTTGACGGCACGGAGGGCGCGTAAATGAAAGACATGTTCAAGATGGTCCTGGTCCTGTCGCTCTTCTGCGGCCTGTCCGGCCTGACCCTGGCCACGGTTCGCCAGGCGACGTCGCAGCGCATAGAAGAGCAGGTCATGACCTATGTCCAGGGTCCGGCCCTGGCTCAGATATTCAGTGATTACGACAACAACCCGGTCAAGGACCGCAAGACCTTCGATCTGCCCGACGGCCCGGTAACCGTGTTCCCGGCCCTGAAGGACGGCAAGCTCATGGGCGTGGCCTTCGAGACCTTCGGCAAAGGGTACGGCGGCCCGGTGGGCATCATGGTCGGCTTCAACACCGACGGCACCGAATTGGCAGGCATCGGGACCACAACCCTCAAGGAAACGCCCGGCCTGGGCATGCGCCTGGTGGAGCCCGAATACCGTAACCAGTTCCGGGGCCATACAACCAAATCCGTGGAACTGACCAAGAACGGCGGCGATATCGCGGCCATCGCCGGAGCCACCATCTCGTCTACAGCCAGCGTGGCAGCGGTCAACCAGGCAATCCGAATTTTCCAACAGATCAAGGACAAAATCCACTCGACGTGGGCATCATAGGACTATCGCCATGAGCACATTGTGGAAGGAATTTTCGAAGGGATTGTGGCACGACCTGCCACCGTTCAAGCTGGTCCTGGGGCTATGCCCTACCCTGGCCGTGACCAAAACAGCCTACAACGGTTTCGGCATGGGCATGGCCGTCATCTTCGTCCTGGCCCTGTCCAACATGCTGATCTCCATGCTGCGCAAGGTCATCCCGTCCAAGGTGCGCATTGCCTGTTTCATCGTGGTTGCCGCTTCCCTGGTGGTTTGTGTGGAGCTGCTCATGCAGGCCTACGCCTATCCGCTCTACCAGCAACTCGGCATCTTCGTGCCGCTGATCGTCGTCAACTGCATCATCCTGGGGCGGGCCGAGGCGTTCGCCTCCAAGAACCCGGTCCTGCTCTCCGTGGCCGACGGGCTGGGCATGGGAATGGGCTTCACCCTGTCACTGACTTTCCTGGGCTCCCTGCGCGAACTGTTCGGCTATGGAACGTGGTTCGGCATGCAGGTCATGGGCGGCTGGTTCAAGCCGTTCGGCTTCATGATCGAGGCCCCAGGCGCGTTCGTCTGCCTGGGCGTGCTGCTTGCGGGCATGAACGCCCTGACCAACTGGCAACGGAAATCCAAAGGACTCGAAGCCGTACAAGGCCCGGTCCATGATTGCAAAACCTGCGGCATGTGCGCCAGCAAGCCGAGGATGTGATCATGAAACGACTGCTCGTATTCACGCTCTTTCTTCTCTTGCTGATCTTGTCCGCCTCCCCAGCTTGGACGGCGTCCCCCAGCGCCAACAGCATGGAGGATCTGATGGATTCATCGGGCTACCGGGAATCCATTGAGTCCATGATGGGCAAACACATTATGGTGGCCAAAACGCAACTCATGCTCTGTGATCCTCCCCTTTCGGACGATGCCATTGATTTCGCCGTAAAGGAAATGAAAAAAGAAATGGCCACGATCATGCAAACGATCATAAACAGCCAAATGAATTACCTTGCCGCACATATGACCCAATCGGATGTAAACGAACTCATCGGAATCTACCATTCGCCGATATGGAAAAAACAAGCTGCCATCATGAAACAATACCAAAAGGATAAATATAGCGAGCTAGCGCGGAGACTCCCCGAACAGATCAAGGAGATCGGGGCAAGGATTGCTTTCCGGCTCAAGGACCAGGGCTTTGTTCACAAAGAGGCCAAGGAGCAATAATGGACTACTTCGTACTCGTCATAGCCGCCATCTTCGTCAACAACATCGTGTTGGCGCAGTATCTGGGCAATTGCCCGTTCATCGGCACGTCCAAGGACTCGGGCGTGGCGCTGGGCATGGGGCTGGCCGTGGTCTTCGTGGCCACCCTGGCTGCGGTCATCACCTGGTGCGTGCAGAAGTTCCTGCTCGCGCCAAACGATCTCGATTACCTGCAGACCATCGCCTTCATTCTGGTCATTGCCGCTCTGGTCCAGTTCGTGGAGATGTTCCTGAAAAAGGCCATCCCGCCCCTGTACAAGTCTCTGGGCATCTTCCTGCCGCTGATCACCACCAACTGCGCGGTGCTCGGCATCGCCATCATCTGCCAGCGCGAGGAGTTCGGCCTGTTCGAAACCTTCCTCTTTTCCATGGCCTCGGGCGCGGGCTTCATGCTTGCGTTGGTACTGCTGGCTGGCATCCGTGAGCGACTGGACCTGTCCCGCGTGCCCATGGCCATGAAAGGCACCCCGCTGGGCCTTGTCATGGCCGGGTTGATGTCGCTGGCATTTTTCGCTTTCAAGGGCATGGCTTCCTAGGAGTTTGACGACATGATCACCGCTTCCGTACTCATCCTCTTCGGCATAGGCTTCACCGCCGCCGTCATTCTGGCGGTGGCCTCCAAGCTGCTGTACGTTTACGAGGACCCGCGCATCGCCCAGGTGGAGAGCGTGCTGGCCGGGGCCAACTGCGGCGGATGCGGATTTCCCGGCTGCGCGGGCGCTGCGCAGGGCGTGGTGGACGGCAAGGCCGGGGCCACGGTCTGCGTCATCGGCGGTGACGCCGTGGCTGAGAAGGTGGCTGCCATCATGGGGTTGGAATTCGCGTCCATGGAAAAACAGATCGCCTTTGTGGACTGCACCGGCGGCATCCGGGCCGAAGAGATTTATCAGTACGCCGGGGTCAAGGATTGCCGTGCCCAGCACATGCTCTACTCCGGCTCCAAGATGTGCCCCGAAGGATGCCTCGGATACGGGACCTGTGTCACGGCCTGCCAATTCGGAGCCATCGAAATGGGACCCAACGGCTATCCCGTTGTGGACCCGAATCTGTGCACCGCCTGCGGGGGCTGCGAACAGGTCTGCCCGCGCGGCGTGATCACGGTCTGGGGCATGTCGGCACGCATCACCCATTTGAATCTTGATACTGACTGTTTGGCCCCCTGCCGTCAGCGCTGCCCGGGCCAGATCAATATCCCCCGCTACATCGAGCAGGTATCGCGCGGTGACTACGCCGGTGCCCTCGAGACCATCCGCGAGCGCATCCCCATGCCCCTGTCCATAGGCCGGGTCTGCCCCCATCCGTGCGAGGGAGTCTGTCGCAGAGGCCATGTGGACGAGTCGGTCGGCATCAACATGATCAAGCGGTTCGCGGCCGACTGGGAGATGAACTCCGGAACCCGGCTGCCCATTTCCTGCGCTCCGGATACCGGGCGCAAGGTGGCCGTTGTCGGCGGCGGTCCGGCCGGTCTGTCCTGCGCCTTCTTCCTGCGCCGCCTGGGCCACAGCCCGACCATCTTCGAATCCATGCCCAAGCTGGGCGGACAGCTGCGCTACGGTATCCCCGAATACAGACTGCCCAAGGCCGTGCTGGACTGGGAAATTCAGGGAATACTCGATCTGGGTATCGACGTTCGCCACGGGCAATTCTTTGGCAAGGATTTCTCCCTGAATACTCTCGGGGAAGAAGGATTCGAGGCCGTATTCCTCGGCATCGGCGCGTGGATGAACATGAACCTGCGAATCGACAACGAAGACGCCCCTGGCGTTTCCACAGGCACCGAGTTTCTGACCAAGGTTGGCCTGGGCCTGGAGAGCGGCATTGGCCGAAAGGTCGTGGTCATAGGTGGCGGCAACACCGCCATCGACACGGCCCGGACCAGCGTTCGCCTTGGCGCGGACGTGACCCTCATGTATCGCCGTACGCGCAACGAGATGCCCGCCAACATCGAGGAGATCGACGGAGCCGAGGAAGAAGGCGTCAAATATCTCTTCCTGGCCGCGCCTACCCGCATCATCAAAGGCGACGACGGCAATGTGACCCATATAGAGCACATCCGCATGGAACTCGGCGAGCCCGACCAGTCCGGACGCCGCCGCCCCATTCCCATCGAAGGCTCGGAGACCCTCATCGAGGCGGACACAGTCTACACCGCCATCGGCCAGAAGCCGGAATTATCCTGCCTATACGAAAACGGAATATGCCAATTGGAGGAAACCCGCTGGCGTACCCTGGCGGCCGATCCCGACACTTTGCAGACAGCCATGCCGCACGTCTTCACCGGCGGTGACATGCACACCGGCCCGGCCCTGGTCATCACCGCCCTGGGCGAAGGCCGCAAGGCCGCCCGTTCCATCAACCAGTATCTCAACGGCGAGACACCTCATGTGGCAGAACGGACCCAGCGAGACCTGCTAGCCTACACCATGTTCACCGATGTACCGAATGTGGGCTACCGGGAACGGTCTCCCCTGCCCCATCTCATAGAATGCGATGAGCGAACCTGTACCTTCGGCGAAATCGAAGGCGCCCTGGACGAAACCCAGGTCAAACACGAAACCTGCCGCTGCCTGCGCTGTGGCCTGACCTGCTACAACCGGGACATGACCGACGGGCAGGAATGTATCAGCGGCGATTGCGTAAAAAATCAGTAAAAAAGGGTTGCCAAGCGCAAATGTTGGGGATATACAGTTTCTCCCTTGAGGCGATGTCCTCAAGCCAGACCAAAGTGGGCGATTAACTCAGCTGGTCAGAGTGCCATCTTCACACGGTGGAAGTCACAGGTTCAAATCCCGTATCGCCCACCACTTTGAGAACAAAAAGGACGCTTGATACAAGCGTCCTTTTTGTTTTGCGAGGTATGGACTCCGCGTCAATGACAACTGGGTTATCCATGTCCCCCAAAAAGCTTAGTGGGCTACCGCAAGTCCGGCTAGAACCGCCGAAACCACTTTTTGCAGCAACAGCTCCCTGTCCTCGTCCTTGTGTT
This window harbors:
- a CDS encoding RnfABCDGE type electron transport complex subunit A; translation: MDYFVLVIAAIFVNNIVLAQYLGNCPFIGTSKDSGVALGMGLAVVFVATLAAVITWCVQKFLLAPNDLDYLQTIAFILVIAALVQFVEMFLKKAIPPLYKSLGIFLPLITTNCAVLGIAIICQREEFGLFETFLFSMASGAGFMLALVLLAGIRERLDLSRVPMAMKGTPLGLVMAGLMSLAFFAFKGMAS
- a CDS encoding RnfABCDGE type electron transport complex subunit G produces the protein MKDMFKMVLVLSLFCGLSGLTLATVRQATSQRIEEQVMTYVQGPALAQIFSDYDNNPVKDRKTFDLPDGPVTVFPALKDGKLMGVAFETFGKGYGGPVGIMVGFNTDGTELAGIGTTTLKETPGLGMRLVEPEYRNQFRGHTTKSVELTKNGGDIAAIAGATISSTASVAAVNQAIRIFQQIKDKIHSTWAS
- a CDS encoding FAD-dependent oxidoreductase → MITASVLILFGIGFTAAVILAVASKLLYVYEDPRIAQVESVLAGANCGGCGFPGCAGAAQGVVDGKAGATVCVIGGDAVAEKVAAIMGLEFASMEKQIAFVDCTGGIRAEEIYQYAGVKDCRAQHMLYSGSKMCPEGCLGYGTCVTACQFGAIEMGPNGYPVVDPNLCTACGGCEQVCPRGVITVWGMSARITHLNLDTDCLAPCRQRCPGQINIPRYIEQVSRGDYAGALETIRERIPMPLSIGRVCPHPCEGVCRRGHVDESVGINMIKRFAADWEMNSGTRLPISCAPDTGRKVAVVGGGPAGLSCAFFLRRLGHSPTIFESMPKLGGQLRYGIPEYRLPKAVLDWEIQGILDLGIDVRHGQFFGKDFSLNTLGEEGFEAVFLGIGAWMNMNLRIDNEDAPGVSTGTEFLTKVGLGLESGIGRKVVVIGGGNTAIDTARTSVRLGADVTLMYRRTRNEMPANIEEIDGAEEEGVKYLFLAAPTRIIKGDDGNVTHIEHIRMELGEPDQSGRRRPIPIEGSETLIEADTVYTAIGQKPELSCLYENGICQLEETRWRTLAADPDTLQTAMPHVFTGGDMHTGPALVITALGEGRKAARSINQYLNGETPHVAERTQRDLLAYTMFTDVPNVGYRERSPLPHLIECDERTCTFGEIEGALDETQVKHETCRCLRCGLTCYNRDMTDGQECISGDCVKNQ
- a CDS encoding electron transport complex subunit E, translating into MSTLWKEFSKGLWHDLPPFKLVLGLCPTLAVTKTAYNGFGMGMAVIFVLALSNMLISMLRKVIPSKVRIACFIVVAASLVVCVELLMQAYAYPLYQQLGIFVPLIVVNCIILGRAEAFASKNPVLLSVADGLGMGMGFTLSLTFLGSLRELFGYGTWFGMQVMGGWFKPFGFMIEAPGAFVCLGVLLAGMNALTNWQRKSKGLEAVQGPVHDCKTCGMCASKPRM